One genomic window of Alphaproteobacteria bacterium includes the following:
- a CDS encoding creatininase family protein, translated as MKYLFLSLLLTAVNIGIAASPALAQNSAENSQSQAAKVQPPVWIEEMTWTEIDGALKLGYTNIIIPAAGIEQNGPHIPLYKHRLVVRNNAEKIARILGKTLIAPVIDFVPEGNIESREGHMNFAGTISMPAKVFGDIIDYTVRSLSQHGFRQFYIIGDSGSSQQAQEQIAKSLRKNDYEAFHIGDYYANKAQEEFLGKHGFDEKSIGGHSGLRDTSEFMLVAPMEVRSKLLGVVPKDKLYQYGTWGNTAKANPQIGHMLSQIKVQAAVKQICEDTNIKSKACHTR; from the coding sequence ATGAAATACCTATTTTTAAGTTTACTGTTAACGGCAGTAAATATAGGCATTGCCGCATCCCCTGCATTGGCGCAAAATTCTGCAGAAAATTCTCAATCTCAGGCTGCTAAAGTTCAACCACCGGTGTGGATTGAAGAAATGACGTGGACTGAAATAGATGGGGCGTTAAAGCTCGGGTATACAAATATAATCATACCGGCAGCGGGAATTGAGCAGAACGGCCCTCATATCCCACTTTATAAGCATCGCCTGGTAGTTCGTAATAATGCAGAAAAGATTGCGCGTATATTGGGCAAAACACTCATTGCACCGGTGATCGATTTTGTGCCCGAAGGCAACATCGAATCCCGCGAAGGGCATATGAATTTTGCCGGTACAATATCCATGCCAGCTAAGGTGTTTGGAGATATTATTGATTATACCGTGCGTAGCCTTTCCCAACATGGGTTCCGACAGTTTTATATTATAGGCGATAGCGGAAGCAGCCAGCAGGCACAGGAGCAAATTGCGAAATCCTTGCGTAAAAATGATTATGAAGCCTTCCATATTGGTGATTACTATGCCAATAAAGCGCAGGAAGAATTCTTAGGAAAACATGGGTTTGATGAAAAGAGCATCGGCGGTCATTCCGGCCTGCGCGATACTTCAGAGTTTATGCTTGTGGCGCCTATGGAGGTACGTAGTAAATTGCTAGGTGTTGTACCTAAAGACAAGCTTTATCAATATGGCACATGGGGCAATACAGCAAAAGCAAACCCACAGATAGGGCATATGCTATCGCAAATTAAAGTTCAGGCCGCAGTAAAGCAAATTTGTGAAGATACCAACATCAAATCCAAAGCATGTCATACACGTTAA
- the dnaN gene encoding DNA polymerase III subunit beta — translation MKLAIDRGTLLKALSHIQSVVEKRGTIPILSNVKLTATDGSLSLTATDMDIAVVETVVANVSDAGSATVPAHTFYEIIRKLQDGSEVELISTEDGKVGISAQQSTFSLSSLPVEDFPVMAEGDFSHNYTLTASECSALIDKTRFAISTEETRYYLNGIYLHVAGESDRVLRAVATDGHRLARIEVALPAGADGQPGVIIPRKTIAELKKLLEGEVGEVEVSVSESKIRFVCGNAVLVSKLIDGTFPDYDRVIPSGNDKIMEVDANQFSNAVDRVSVIASDKSRGVKLKIEQGKLTLSANSPENGTANESLEVTYGADPIEIGFNSRYLLEMMSQIEGDTAQFVLADASSPAIVRDSADIGALYVIMPMRV, via the coding sequence ATGAAATTGGCCATAGATCGTGGCACGCTGCTCAAAGCGCTAAGCCATATCCAATCCGTAGTAGAAAAACGCGGCACGATTCCTATTTTGTCTAATGTTAAGCTCACTGCTACTGATGGTAGCCTCAGCCTGACCGCTACCGATATGGATATCGCCGTGGTAGAAACCGTGGTAGCCAATGTTTCGGATGCAGGCTCCGCTACGGTTCCGGCGCATACTTTTTATGAAATTATCCGCAAATTGCAAGATGGCTCTGAAGTAGAGCTTATTAGCACAGAAGACGGAAAAGTTGGCATTAGCGCTCAGCAATCCACGTTTTCTTTGTCCAGTCTTCCGGTAGAAGATTTTCCTGTGATGGCCGAAGGAGATTTTAGTCATAACTACACCCTTACCGCCTCGGAATGTTCAGCATTAATTGATAAAACCCGCTTTGCCATTTCTACCGAAGAAACCCGCTATTATTTGAATGGTATTTATCTGCATGTCGCAGGTGAGAGCGATCGAGTATTACGCGCCGTAGCTACCGATGGCCACCGTTTGGCGCGTATTGAAGTGGCGCTTCCCGCTGGCGCAGATGGCCAGCCTGGCGTTATTATTCCGCGCAAAACCATTGCCGAGCTGAAAAAGCTTTTGGAAGGCGAAGTAGGCGAAGTTGAGGTGTCTGTTTCTGAAAGCAAAATTCGCTTTGTGTGCGGAAATGCGGTGCTGGTATCCAAGTTGATTGATGGCACTTTCCCTGACTATGATCGTGTGATTCCTTCTGGTAATGACAAAATTATGGAAGTGGATGCCAACCAGTTTTCTAATGCTGTAGATCGTGTGTCGGTTATTGCTTCAGATAAGTCCCGTGGCGTGAAGCTCAAAATCGAACAAGGCAAACTCACCCTCTCGGCAAACAGCCCAGAAAATGGTACCGCAAATGAGTCACTGGAAGTGACATATGGCGCAGATCCAATTGAAATAGGCTTTAACTCCCGCTATTTGCTGGAGATGATGTCGCAAATTGAAGGCGATACCGCACAATTCGTATTGGCGGATGCATCTTCGCCCGCGATCGTGCGTGACTCTGCAGATATTGGCGCATTATACGTTATTATGCCAATGCGGGTGTGA
- the ykgO gene encoding type B 50S ribosomal protein L36: MKILSSLKSAKKRSKDCRIVRRKGRVYVICKTNPRLKARQG, encoded by the coding sequence ATGAAAATTTTGAGCTCCCTGAAATCGGCAAAAAAGCGTAGCAAAGATTGCCGTATTGTGCGTCGCAAAGGACGCGTATATGTAATTTGCAAAACCAACCCGCGCCTTAAAGCGCGTCAAGGTTAA
- a CDS encoding sterol desaturase family protein, giving the protein MEFATLYLKAIYLNIADVTQRLNWMYLLTALAAALLSYRLYSGEKLSIKSFLSYAFPKGSLTSKSARMDYIIVFFMPFWIAVLVFPFAISVLTVAEALLGGLNYLLGENESHDAGIVGMAIYSFFLFIAYDFGQFFSHYLNHRIWFLWEMHKIHHSAETMTPVTAYRFHPMDLLWTTVVIAITTGICQGFFHWLWNMEPQLYNILGLQFGILIFYLAAYNLRHSHVWLPYPKPLMHVFMSPAQHQIHHSVARKHWDRNFGYMFSFWDWMFGTIYIPQEREHLTYGLGKESGEYQSLPHIYVLPFTKIGNRMKKIFVKSDSKERASKASIDQSFDDISSKRNET; this is encoded by the coding sequence ATGGAATTTGCCACTCTCTATTTAAAGGCCATCTATTTAAACATTGCGGATGTCACGCAGCGTCTCAATTGGATGTATCTGCTTACTGCATTAGCTGCCGCATTGCTAAGCTACCGATTATATTCGGGTGAAAAGCTTTCCATTAAGTCTTTCTTATCTTATGCGTTTCCCAAAGGCAGCCTAACTTCAAAATCTGCTCGTATGGATTACATTATTGTATTCTTTATGCCATTTTGGATCGCTGTCCTCGTCTTTCCTTTTGCTATATCTGTGTTAACTGTCGCTGAAGCACTATTGGGGGGGCTTAATTATCTGCTGGGTGAAAACGAATCCCACGATGCGGGTATAGTAGGCATGGCGATATATTCCTTCTTTTTATTCATTGCTTACGATTTCGGCCAATTTTTTTCTCATTATCTCAATCATCGAATATGGTTTTTATGGGAAATGCATAAAATTCATCACTCTGCTGAGACCATGACGCCAGTTACTGCCTATCGTTTTCATCCGATGGATCTTTTATGGACAACCGTTGTCATCGCTATTACCACAGGAATATGTCAGGGATTTTTCCACTGGCTGTGGAACATGGAGCCTCAGTTATATAATATATTAGGCCTGCAGTTCGGAATTTTGATTTTCTACCTTGCCGCATATAACTTGCGTCATAGCCACGTGTGGCTGCCATACCCAAAACCCCTTATGCATGTTTTTATGAGCCCTGCACAACATCAGATTCACCATAGTGTAGCAAGAAAGCATTGGGATAGGAATTTTGGCTATATGTTCAGTTTTTGGGATTGGATGTTTGGTACAATTTATATACCTCAAGAGCGCGAGCATTTAACCTATGGTCTTGGCAAAGAAAGCGGTGAATATCAGAGCTTGCCCCATATATATGTTTTGCCCTTCACTAAGATAGGCAACAGAATGAAGAAAATATTTGTAAAAAGTGATTCCAAAGAGCGTGCATCTAAGGCTAGTATTGATCAAAGTTTTGATGATATTTCAAGCAAACGGAATGAAACATGA
- the gyrB gene encoding DNA topoisomerase (ATP-hydrolyzing) subunit B: protein MTPQSGLSPVSESEENIQKNAEYGAESIKVLKGLDAVRKRPGMYIGDTDDGSGLHHMVYEVLDNSIDEALANHCDKINVCINADGSVTVRDNGRGIPVDMHKGEGVSAAEVIMTQLHAGGKFDQNSYKVSGGLHGVGVSVVNALSVWLKLRIWRNEKEYLVEFSHGNTTSPLKVIGDAPGQKGTEITFMPSLETFSHVEFDYATLEHRIREMAFLNSGVRIFLSDERPEETIEQELYYEGGTCAFVKYLDRSKNAVNEPISITGEKDGISVDLALEWNDSYHENVLCFTNNIRQRDGGTHLIGFRAALTRAVNSYANEFGLLKKEKVQISGEDIREGLTCILSVKVPDPKFSSQTKDKLVSSEVRPVVESLVNEHLGQWLEEHPAEAKIVIGKVVEAAAAREAARRARELTRRKGALDISSLPGKLADCQERDPSKSELFIVEGDSAGGSAKQGRSRKFQAILPLKGKILNVERARFDRMLSSQEIGTLITALGTNIGRDEFNIEKTRYHKIVIMTDADVDGAHIRTLLLTFFYRQMPELIEKGYLYIAQPPLYKLRRGNSELYLKDEKSLEDHLLSSVREDGALLLSNGTKLEGDALEALLQKARKLYPALQTLSLRLPLHVVEASAIEGLYNPDLLNDENAANEAAQATAKRLEKTLADGSKWTAKYVSDERRYVVNKLLRGVEDQYIIDEKTLNNREAKNVNILVKDMVQVFEGKATLIRKATELSIQSPAQLYEAVMEIGRKGMAIQRFKGLGEMNPDQLWETTLDPESRTLLQVKVAHAEEADLIFSTLMGDVVEPRREFIQGNALKVANLDV from the coding sequence ATGACTCCACAATCAGGACTTTCCCCTGTGTCTGAATCCGAAGAAAATATCCAAAAAAACGCTGAATATGGTGCTGAATCTATCAAGGTGCTAAAAGGCCTTGATGCGGTGCGCAAGCGTCCGGGCATGTATATTGGCGATACCGATGACGGCTCTGGCCTGCATCACATGGTGTATGAGGTGCTGGATAACTCAATCGATGAGGCGCTGGCCAATCATTGCGACAAAATCAATGTATGCATCAATGCCGATGGCTCTGTCACTGTGCGCGATAACGGTCGCGGTATCCCTGTAGATATGCATAAAGGCGAAGGTGTTTCTGCCGCCGAAGTGATTATGACGCAGCTGCATGCGGGCGGTAAATTCGACCAAAACTCCTATAAAGTATCCGGTGGGTTGCACGGGGTAGGGGTGTCGGTGGTAAATGCGCTCTCAGTGTGGTTAAAGCTGCGTATATGGCGCAACGAAAAAGAATATTTGGTGGAGTTCAGTCACGGCAACACCACTTCACCACTAAAAGTTATTGGTGATGCGCCCGGCCAAAAAGGTACAGAAATTACCTTTATGCCATCACTGGAAACCTTTAGCCACGTAGAATTTGATTATGCTACGCTAGAGCACCGCATTCGTGAAATGGCGTTTTTGAACTCGGGTGTGCGTATCTTTCTAAGTGATGAGCGCCCTGAAGAAACTATTGAGCAAGAGCTGTATTACGAAGGCGGTACTTGCGCTTTTGTGAAATATCTGGATCGCAGTAAAAATGCGGTGAACGAGCCTATTTCGATCACTGGTGAGAAAGATGGTATTTCGGTAGATCTGGCGTTGGAATGGAACGATAGCTATCACGAAAACGTGCTATGCTTTACCAATAACATTCGTCAGCGTGACGGCGGAACACATCTTATCGGATTCCGCGCAGCACTTACCCGCGCTGTGAATAGCTATGCCAACGAATTCGGACTGCTGAAAAAAGAAAAAGTGCAAATCTCCGGCGAAGATATTCGCGAAGGCCTCACTTGTATTTTATCGGTGAAGGTGCCGGATCCTAAATTTTCTTCGCAAACCAAAGATAAACTGGTTTCTTCCGAAGTGCGTCCAGTGGTGGAAAGCCTGGTAAACGAGCATTTAGGGCAATGGCTTGAAGAGCACCCCGCCGAAGCAAAAATTGTTATTGGCAAAGTGGTTGAAGCCGCCGCCGCCCGCGAAGCAGCACGACGCGCCCGTGAACTCACACGTCGTAAAGGTGCGCTGGATATTTCCAGTCTTCCAGGAAAGCTGGCAGATTGCCAAGAGCGTGACCCATCGAAATCTGAATTATTCATAGTCGAGGGTGACTCCGCTGGAGGCTCTGCAAAGCAGGGCAGAAGCCGGAAATTTCAGGCGATCTTACCACTGAAGGGTAAAATTCTGAACGTAGAGCGTGCGCGATTTGACCGCATGTTATCTTCACAGGAAATTGGTACACTAATCACCGCGTTGGGTACGAATATCGGACGCGATGAATTTAATATTGAAAAAACACGTTACCATAAAATCGTTATCATGACGGATGCGGACGTGGATGGAGCGCATATTCGCACGCTCTTGCTCACATTCTTTTATCGCCAAATGCCGGAACTCATAGAAAAAGGCTATCTTTATATTGCCCAGCCGCCGTTGTATAAACTGCGCCGTGGCAATAGTGAGCTATATTTGAAAGACGAAAAAAGTCTGGAAGATCATTTGCTAAGCTCCGTACGCGAAGATGGTGCATTATTGTTATCTAATGGCACAAAATTGGAGGGAGATGCGCTCGAGGCATTGTTGCAAAAAGCGCGTAAACTCTATCCTGCATTACAGACATTAAGTCTGCGCTTGCCATTGCATGTGGTTGAGGCATCTGCAATTGAAGGGCTGTATAACCCGGATTTGCTTAATGATGAGAATGCAGCAAATGAAGCGGCACAAGCTACGGCAAAACGTCTCGAAAAAACATTGGCTGATGGTTCAAAATGGACAGCAAAATATGTGTCTGACGAGCGCCGTTATGTGGTTAACAAATTACTTCGCGGTGTCGAAGATCAATATATTATTGACGAAAAAACATTGAACAACCGCGAAGCTAAAAATGTAAATATTCTGGTCAAAGATATGGTGCAGGTCTTCGAGGGCAAAGCAACGTTGATACGTAAAGCGACCGAGCTTTCTATCCAATCCCCAGCGCAGCTTTATGAGGCGGTTATGGAAATTGGACGCAAAGGTATGGCGATCCAGCGCTTTAAGGGTCTAGGTGAAATGAATCCCGATCAGCTATGGGAAACCACGCTTGACCCAGAATCTCGTACATTGCTGCAAGTAAAAGTTGCTCACGCGGAAGAAGCAGATTTGATCTTTTCGACATTAATGGGCGATGTGGTAGAGCCACGCCGCGAATTTATTCAGGGTAATGCACTCAAAGTGGCTAACTTGGATGTGTAG
- the dnaA gene encoding chromosomal replication initiator protein DnaA has protein sequence MAETQQSATALQQDSDASADAVRWENVRNKLRSTFGEAVYRSWFDSLSFVGIDNGVALMSAPTRFVREWVMSNYADELRNIWRQEREAIFSVDVVIGKPAIIKRNTATTQAPAASSRAAPADAVSASLVYDRNDVRNRVDSIDDEEEFTIGSPLDPRFTFENFVVGKPNELAYAAARRVAEADEAPIGCNPLFLHGGVGLGKTHLMHALAWQIRRENPNRRVLYLSAEKFMYQFIRALRFKDTMAFKEKLRSVDVLMIDDVQFISGKDSTQEEFFHTFNALIDQKKQLIISGDRSPSDLEGIEERIRSRLGWGLVADIHSTTYELRLGILQSKAERLDGLEIPQKVLEFLAMKITSNIRELEGALNRVVAHSTLVGQAITVETTQDVLKDLLRANDRHITIEDIQKAVATHYNIKLSEMHSARRSRVVARPRQVAMYLAKRLTSKSLPEIGRKFGGKDHTTVMHAVKRIEELRASDHDLSADIELLNRALEN, from the coding sequence ATGGCAGAAACACAACAAAGCGCGACTGCACTCCAACAGGATTCTGACGCTTCCGCCGATGCGGTGCGATGGGAGAATGTGCGTAATAAATTACGGTCTACTTTTGGCGAAGCCGTGTATCGCAGTTGGTTTGACAGCCTGAGCTTTGTTGGTATTGATAATGGCGTGGCTTTAATGTCGGCGCCCACCCGGTTCGTGCGCGAATGGGTAATGTCTAATTATGCCGATGAGTTGCGCAATATCTGGCGTCAGGAGCGCGAAGCAATATTTTCGGTAGACGTTGTGATTGGCAAACCTGCAATAATTAAGCGTAACACCGCTACTACCCAAGCGCCTGCTGCAAGCTCTCGTGCCGCGCCTGCTGATGCGGTATCTGCATCATTGGTATATGACCGCAATGATGTTCGTAATCGTGTGGATAGCATTGACGATGAAGAAGAATTTACCATTGGCTCGCCGCTGGATCCCCGTTTTACGTTTGAGAATTTTGTTGTAGGCAAGCCTAATGAATTGGCCTATGCCGCTGCCCGCCGCGTTGCCGAAGCAGATGAAGCGCCGATTGGCTGTAACCCGCTGTTTTTACACGGTGGCGTAGGTTTGGGTAAAACGCATTTGATGCATGCGTTGGCATGGCAGATTCGTCGCGAAAACCCAAATCGCCGTGTATTATATCTGTCTGCCGAGAAATTCATGTATCAGTTTATACGTGCGCTACGTTTTAAAGATACTATGGCATTCAAAGAAAAACTGCGCTCTGTAGATGTGTTGATGATTGACGATGTGCAGTTCATCAGTGGCAAAGACAGTACGCAGGAAGAGTTTTTCCACACTTTTAATGCGCTTATCGACCAGAAAAAGCAGTTGATTATTTCAGGGGATCGTTCGCCTTCGGATCTGGAAGGCATTGAAGAGCGCATCCGCTCGCGCTTGGGTTGGGGCTTAGTAGCTGATATTCATTCCACCACTTACGAGTTGCGCCTTGGCATCTTGCAATCCAAAGCAGAGCGCTTGGACGGGCTGGAAATTCCGCAAAAAGTTCTGGAGTTTCTTGCGATGAAAATTACTTCGAATATTCGGGAGCTTGAAGGCGCGCTCAACCGTGTTGTGGCGCATTCCACTCTGGTAGGGCAGGCAATCACCGTAGAAACCACACAAGATGTGCTGAAAGATTTGTTGCGCGCAAATGATCGGCATATTACTATCGAAGACATTCAAAAGGCCGTGGCAACGCATTACAACATTAAGCTGTCCGAAATGCATTCTGCCCGCCGTTCCCGTGTTGTGGCTCGTCCGCGTCAGGTTGCTATGTATCTTGCAAAGCGCCTCACCAGTAAGAGCTTGCCAGAAATTGGCCGCAAATTTGGCGGAAAAGATCATACCACCGTGATGCACGCGGTGAAACGCATCGAGGAATTGCGCGCTTCGGATCATGACCTTTCTGCGGATATCGAATTGCTGAATCGCGCATTGGAAAACTGA
- the recF gene encoding DNA replication/repair protein RecF yields the protein MAKPPRMKTNAEADMALAVNGASATSGINLAGRVTSLQKLTLTNFRNYSHVTLSLSPQPVVLTGANGAGKTNILEAVSLLTPGRGLRRARVIDIDRASPHSANPLPVPWAVAAVLQQPDGDLTEVATGRDAEAALTGADRRRVRIEGNDVPQSALADILSVIWLTPQLDQLFQEGQSARRKFLDRLVYSFESDHAQHVAAYEQAMRERNQLLQERCNDAKWFAALEKKMAEHAVVVAAYRLQTIERLNIVIAQSQRGFPKATLELHGVVEDLLQSGCVAMEAESRFAEQLHQCRQADSYAGRTSEGIHRTEWLVFHQEKNMEAGQCSTGEQKAVMLSIVLAQARARAMWGVCAPILLLDEVVAHLDLKRRAELAEEILDIGVQAWLTGTDAEGFGDLAAKAQFFNVSDAIVRLQN from the coding sequence ATGGCTAAGCCTCCTCGGATGAAAACCAATGCCGAAGCGGACATGGCTTTAGCTGTGAATGGTGCGTCTGCGACGTCTGGAATCAACCTTGCCGGACGGGTAACATCACTGCAAAAACTTACCCTTACAAATTTTCGTAACTATTCTCATGTCACTTTGTCGCTATCGCCGCAGCCGGTTGTATTAACCGGTGCCAACGGAGCGGGAAAAACCAATATACTCGAGGCAGTTTCGCTTCTGACGCCGGGCAGGGGATTGCGCCGCGCCCGCGTGATTGATATCGATCGCGCGTCGCCACATTCGGCAAACCCGCTACCAGTGCCATGGGCGGTCGCCGCTGTGTTGCAACAGCCTGATGGCGATTTGACCGAAGTGGCAACCGGACGTGACGCAGAAGCTGCACTAACAGGAGCAGATCGGCGCCGTGTACGTATCGAAGGCAACGATGTTCCGCAAAGCGCTTTGGCCGATATATTAAGTGTTATCTGGCTGACGCCACAATTAGACCAACTTTTTCAAGAAGGCCAATCCGCCCGCCGGAAGTTTCTGGATCGTTTGGTTTATAGTTTCGAATCCGACCATGCACAGCACGTAGCCGCTTATGAACAGGCAATGCGCGAGCGCAATCAATTGCTGCAAGAGCGGTGCAACGATGCAAAATGGTTTGCGGCGCTTGAAAAAAAAATGGCAGAACATGCCGTTGTGGTAGCAGCCTATCGCTTACAAACCATTGAGCGCCTTAATATAGTGATAGCACAATCGCAACGCGGCTTTCCGAAGGCAACATTAGAGCTGCATGGCGTGGTAGAAGATTTGTTGCAAAGCGGATGTGTTGCTATGGAAGCAGAGAGCCGCTTTGCAGAGCAGCTGCACCAATGCCGTCAGGCAGATAGCTATGCCGGCCGTACTTCAGAAGGCATACACCGGACTGAATGGCTGGTGTTTCATCAGGAAAAGAACATGGAAGCGGGTCAATGCTCTACCGGCGAGCAAAAGGCCGTGATGCTTTCTATTGTGCTGGCGCAAGCACGGGCGCGGGCAATGTGGGGAGTGTGCGCCCCAATATTATTATTGGACGAAGTGGTGGCGCATCTTGATCTGAAACGCCGCGCCGAACTTGCCGAGGAAATACTAGATATAGGGGTTCAGGCATGGCTCACCGGAACCGATGCTGAAGGCTTTGGTGACTTGGCCGCAAAGGCGCAATTTTTCAATGTGTCAGATGCAATTGTACGGTTGCAAAACTAA
- the scpA gene encoding methylmalonyl-CoA mutase: protein MNFPAKKLADWQALAQKELKTKPLEALYWDTPEGIRIKPLYTAEDLQNLDVSSQLPGFAPYTRGVRGTMYSGRAWTIRQYAGFSTAEESNAFYKRNLAAGQKGLSVAFDLATHRGYDSDHPRVMGDVGKAGVAIDSLEDMKLLFADIPLSDISVSMTMNGAVLPILAFYIVAAEEQGISPDQLAGTIQNDILKEFMVRNTYIFAPEPSMRIVADIIEYTSKHMPRFNSISISGYHMHEAGATAVEELAFTIADGEEYVKAAMEKGLDIDSFAPRLSFFFGIGMHFFMEVAKLRAARVLWARIMQNLGAQNSKSLMLRTHCQTSGVSLQAQDPYNNVIRTTVEAMAAVLGGTQSLHTNALDEAIALPTDFSARIARNTQLILEHETGITPVVDPLGGSYYIESLTHSLVEHAWAEIENIRAMGGMTHAIEKGVPKRKIEASAARKQARIDGGEEVIVGVNRFQPSTIEALDTLEVDNSKVRDGQIARLKNIRESRDNDKCAQALEALTKAAETGGKNLLQAHIEAARERATLGEMTAALEKIFPRYDAPVEVATGVYKDSYGDVSALEAIQQRNTEIAAVMGGAARIYIAKMGQDGHDRGAKIIASAYSDLGFEVVAGHLFQTPQEAAQVAVDKKAHILGVSTQAGAHKTLVPEVIAALKSLNAENMIVVCGGVIPSQDYQALYDAGVAAIFPPGTPIPKSANELLDILELRHRKGNYFVS from the coding sequence ATGAATTTTCCTGCAAAAAAATTGGCCGATTGGCAAGCGCTGGCGCAAAAAGAGTTGAAAACTAAACCGCTTGAGGCTTTGTATTGGGATACTCCAGAGGGTATACGCATCAAGCCGCTTTATACTGCGGAGGATTTGCAGAACTTAGATGTAAGCAGCCAACTGCCTGGCTTTGCGCCCTATACTCGTGGGGTGCGTGGCACCATGTATTCTGGACGTGCATGGACAATTCGTCAATATGCAGGGTTTTCAACGGCTGAAGAGTCAAACGCATTTTACAAGCGAAATTTAGCGGCTGGACAAAAAGGGCTTTCTGTAGCGTTCGATTTAGCGACCCATCGCGGATATGATTCCGACCATCCCCGCGTGATGGGAGATGTTGGAAAAGCAGGTGTTGCCATAGATTCATTAGAAGATATGAAATTGCTCTTTGCTGATATTCCGCTTAGTGACATCAGCGTATCCATGACAATGAATGGCGCGGTGCTACCCATTTTGGCATTTTATATTGTGGCGGCAGAAGAGCAGGGCATCAGCCCCGATCAGCTGGCTGGAACTATACAAAATGATATTCTAAAAGAATTTATGGTGCGAAATACTTATATTTTTGCGCCCGAACCCAGTATGCGCATTGTGGCGGATATTATTGAATATACCTCCAAACATATGCCGCGCTTTAATTCGATTTCTATCTCTGGCTACCACATGCACGAAGCAGGTGCTACCGCAGTGGAAGAGTTGGCATTTACCATAGCCGATGGGGAAGAATATGTAAAAGCCGCCATGGAAAAAGGGCTGGATATTGATAGCTTCGCCCCGCGCCTGTCGTTCTTTTTTGGTATTGGCATGCATTTTTTCATGGAGGTGGCCAAGTTACGCGCGGCGCGAGTATTGTGGGCACGTATTATGCAAAATTTAGGAGCGCAAAATTCTAAATCATTGATGTTGCGCACTCATTGTCAAACCTCTGGCGTGTCGCTGCAAGCGCAAGACCCGTATAACAACGTGATACGTACAACGGTTGAAGCGATGGCTGCCGTACTAGGGGGTACGCAATCACTGCATACCAACGCTCTGGATGAAGCGATCGCGCTGCCAACAGATTTCTCGGCACGTATTGCACGTAATACTCAGTTGATTCTAGAACATGAAACCGGCATTACACCCGTAGTAGACCCGCTTGGAGGTAGCTATTATATCGAATCGCTAACTCATAGTTTGGTGGAGCATGCATGGGCTGAAATTGAAAATATTCGTGCCATGGGTGGTATGACACACGCTATCGAGAAAGGTGTACCTAAGCGTAAAATTGAAGCCTCTGCCGCCCGTAAACAAGCGCGTATAGATGGCGGAGAAGAAGTGATTGTGGGGGTAAACCGCTTCCAACCTTCTACAATAGAAGCCTTAGATACCTTGGAAGTGGATAACAGTAAAGTGCGGGACGGTCAGATTGCCCGTTTGAAAAACATACGCGAATCACGCGACAACGATAAATGTGCGCAAGCACTGGAGGCGCTGACGAAAGCCGCAGAAACCGGCGGCAAGAACTTGCTGCAAGCGCATATAGAAGCGGCGCGGGAGCGGGCAACATTGGGAGAAATGACCGCAGCACTAGAAAAAATATTCCCCCGTTATGATGCGCCTGTAGAAGTGGCTACGGGCGTATATAAAGATAGCTATGGCGACGTAAGCGCTCTTGAGGCAATACAGCAACGCAATACGGAAATTGCGGCTGTTATGGGTGGTGCAGCGCGCATATACATCGCCAAAATGGGGCAGGATGGTCATGATCGTGGTGCAAAAATCATTGCTTCTGCCTATAGTGATTTAGGATTTGAAGTTGTGGCCGGACATTTGTTTCAAACCCCACAAGAAGCTGCGCAAGTGGCCGTGGATAAAAAAGCACATATATTAGGGGTTTCCACCCAAGCTGGCGCGCATAAAACATTAGTGCCAGAGGTCATTGCGGCGCTAAAATCTCTTAATGCAGAAAATATGATAGTGGTGTGCGGTGGCGTGATTCCATCGCAGGATTATCAAGCGTTATACGATGCAGGTGTGGCCGCAATCTTTCCGCCCGGCACACCCATTCCAAAATCCGCCAATGAATTATTGGATATTTTAGAGCTGCGTCACCGCAAGGGAAACTATTTTGTAAGCTAA
- the rpmB gene encoding 50S ribosomal protein L28, with protein sequence MANRCELTGVGVLTGNNVSHANNKSRRRFLPNVQNVSLLSEALGNPVSLKVTAATLRTVEHNGGLDNYLLTTSNNKLTVKAQSIKRRIKRSLAAKEEKAA encoded by the coding sequence ATGGCTAATCGTTGCGAACTGACCGGTGTTGGCGTGTTAACAGGAAATAACGTTTCTCACGCAAATAATAAAAGCCGTCGCCGCTTTTTGCCGAATGTGCAAAATGTGTCTTTGCTTAGCGAGGCTTTAGGAAACCCAGTTTCCTTGAAAGTAACTGCTGCTACACTGCGTACTGTTGAGCACAACGGAGGTCTTGATAATTATTTACTGACCACCTCCAACAACAAGCTTACGGTTAAGGCACAAAGCATTAAGCGCCGCATTAAGCGCTCGCTGGCTGCAAAAGAAGAAAAAGCTGCGTAA